From one Formosa sediminum genomic stretch:
- the der gene encoding ribosome biogenesis GTPase Der, whose product MSNIVAIVGRPNVGKSTFFNRLIQRREAIVDAVSGVTRDRHYGKSDWNGKEFSLIDTGGYVKGSDDVFEAEIDKQVELAIEEADAIIFMVDVESGVTGMDEDVAKLLRKVTKPVFLVVNKVDNGKRAEDAVEFYALGLGEYFTIASINGSGTGDLLDALVEALPEQEEEEEEETLPRFAVVGRPNAGKSSFINALIGQERYIVTDIAGTTRDSIDTRYNRFGFEFNLVDTAGIRRKSKVKEDLEFYSVMRSVRAIEHSDVCIIVLDATRGFDGQVQNIFWLAERNRKGIVVLVNKWDLVEKETNSAKEYERQIRKEMEPFTDVPIVFISVLNKQRIYKAIETAVEVYKNRSKKIKTSVLNEVMLPIIENYPPPAYKAKYVKIKFITQLPTPQPQFAFFCNLPQYVKDSYKRFLENKLREHFDFNGVPVSVYMRKK is encoded by the coding sequence ATGAGTAATATAGTAGCCATAGTAGGAAGACCAAATGTTGGAAAGTCAACATTTTTCAATCGTTTAATTCAACGTAGAGAAGCCATAGTAGATGCCGTAAGTGGTGTTACTCGCGACAGACATTACGGTAAAAGCGATTGGAACGGAAAAGAGTTTTCTCTAATCGATACAGGAGGATATGTAAAAGGAAGTGATGATGTGTTTGAAGCTGAAATCGATAAACAAGTGGAGTTAGCTATTGAAGAAGCTGATGCTATTATCTTTATGGTAGATGTGGAAAGCGGCGTTACCGGAATGGATGAAGATGTTGCTAAGTTATTACGTAAAGTTACCAAGCCTGTTTTTTTAGTAGTCAATAAAGTAGATAACGGGAAACGTGCCGAAGATGCTGTAGAATTTTATGCGTTAGGTTTAGGTGAATATTTTACTATTGCTAGTATTAATGGTAGTGGAACAGGAGACTTATTAGATGCTCTTGTGGAAGCTTTACCAGAACAAGAAGAAGAAGAGGAAGAAGAAACTTTACCTCGTTTTGCAGTCGTTGGGCGTCCTAATGCAGGAAAATCTTCTTTTATTAATGCCTTAATAGGTCAGGAGCGTTACATTGTTACTGATATAGCAGGAACTACACGCGATTCTATTGATACGAGATATAATCGTTTTGGATTTGAGTTTAATTTAGTCGATACGGCTGGAATTCGTCGTAAGTCTAAAGTAAAAGAAGATTTAGAATTTTATTCTGTAATGCGTAGTGTTCGTGCTATAGAACATAGCGATGTCTGTATTATAGTTTTAGATGCAACACGTGGATTTGATGGACAAGTACAAAATATATTCTGGCTTGCAGAGCGTAACAGAAAAGGAATAGTAGTACTTGTAAATAAGTGGGATTTGGTTGAAAAGGAAACCAATTCGGCTAAAGAATACGAAAGACAAATTCGTAAAGAGATGGAACCTTTTACTGATGTACCAATTGTATTTATTTCGGTTTTAAACAAACAACGTATATATAAAGCAATTGAAACGGCTGTAGAAGTTTATAAAAACAGATCTAAGAAAATTAAAACAAGTGTTTTAAACGAAGTGATGTTACCAATTATAGAAAATTATCCGCCACCAGCATATAAAGCAAAATATGTAAAAATTAAATTTATTACACAGTTGCCAACACCGCAACCTCAATTTGCTTTTTTCTGTAATTTACCACAGTATGTTAAAGATTCGTATAAACGATTTTTAGAAAATAAACTGCGCGAACATTTTGATTTTAATGGAGTACCCGTAAGTGTGTACATGCGTAAAAAATAA
- a CDS encoding GTP-binding protein: MNLDNEIVLRPRFKLNIPRAHQTVLAIFEALKDTQTHYIVSCVDDHVFIRIPKPKQHFWSPQLHLEVNALEKDTCSIHGLFGPNPTVWTLFMFLHFIVAMLFIGFGIWGYSNWVLDQSYSIQLTVCISMIALWFIFYFIGRAGRAKGKNDMLLLHRFMTTSLNL, from the coding sequence ATGAATTTAGACAATGAAATAGTACTAAGACCCAGGTTTAAATTAAATATACCGAGAGCACACCAAACTGTGTTAGCCATTTTTGAAGCATTAAAAGACACGCAAACACATTATATTGTGTCTTGTGTAGACGATCATGTTTTTATACGTATTCCCAAACCTAAACAGCACTTTTGGTCGCCACAATTGCATCTAGAAGTTAATGCTCTAGAAAAGGATACTTGTAGTATACATGGACTTTTCGGCCCAAATCCAACCGTGTGGACACTTTTTATGTTTTTACATTTTATAGTAGCAATGCTCTTTATTGGATTTGGAATTTGGGGTTATTCCAATTGGGTTTTAGACCAAAGTTACAGTATACAACTTACAGTTTGTATAAGCATGATTGCACTTTGGTTTATATTCTATTTTATTGGTAGAGCTGGCAGAGCTAAAGGTAAAAACGACATGTTATTATTACACCGTTTTATGACAACTAGCCTAAATTTATAA
- the era gene encoding GTPase Era, translating to MNHKAGFVNIIGNPNVGKSTLMNAFVGEKLSIITSKAQTTRHRILGIVNGDDFQVILSDTPGIIKPAYELQSSMMDFVKSAFEDADVLVYMVEIGETELKDEAFFNKITSANIPVLLLLNKIDKSDQEQLETQVGLWSSKVPNAEIFPISALEGFNVSEVFNRIIELLPDSPPFYPKDQLTDKPERFFINETIREKILLHYKKEIPYAVEVDTEEFFEEDQIIRVRSVIMVERETQKGIIIGHKGAALKRVGVEARKDLEKFFGKQIHLELYVKVNKNWRSNASQLRRFGYNQK from the coding sequence ATGAATCATAAAGCCGGTTTTGTAAATATTATAGGAAACCCTAACGTTGGGAAATCTACATTAATGAATGCGTTTGTAGGTGAGAAATTATCTATTATTACCTCTAAAGCACAAACGACACGTCATCGTATTTTAGGAATTGTAAATGGCGACGATTTTCAGGTTATTCTCTCTGATACTCCCGGAATTATAAAACCAGCTTACGAGTTGCAATCGTCTATGATGGATTTCGTGAAATCGGCTTTTGAGGATGCCGATGTACTCGTTTACATGGTTGAAATTGGTGAAACCGAGCTAAAAGACGAAGCCTTTTTTAATAAAATTACAAGTGCAAATATTCCTGTTTTATTGCTTTTAAATAAAATTGACAAATCCGATCAAGAGCAACTCGAAACCCAAGTTGGATTATGGAGTAGTAAAGTACCCAATGCAGAAATTTTTCCAATTTCAGCTTTAGAAGGATTTAATGTGTCTGAAGTTTTTAATCGTATTATTGAATTGCTTCCAGATTCACCACCATTTTATCCAAAAGATCAGTTAACAGATAAACCAGAGCGTTTTTTTATAAACGAAACCATTCGCGAAAAAATATTACTTCATTATAAAAAAGAAATCCCATATGCCGTAGAAGTCGATACGGAAGAGTTTTTTGAAGAAGACCAGATTATTCGTGTACGTTCTGTAATTATGGTAGAACGCGAGACTCAAAAAGGAATTATTATTGGACATAAAGGTGCGGCTTTAAAACGTGTTGGTGTAGAGGCACGGAAAGATTTAGAAAAATTCTTCGGAAAACAAATTCATCTTGAATTATACGTAAAAGTCAATAAAAATTGGCGTTCAAATGCCAGTCAATTACGTCGTTTTGGGTATAATCAAAAGTAA
- a CDS encoding VF530 family protein yields the protein MSSQPNNPLHGVKLEQMLIDLEAHYGWEYMGYTINIKCFTQDPSIKSSLKFLRRTPWARTKVEQMYLKMISKKN from the coding sequence ATGAGTAGTCAGCCAAATAATCCATTACATGGTGTGAAACTTGAACAGATGTTAATAGATCTGGAAGCGCATTACGGTTGGGAGTATATGGGGTATACTATTAATATTAAATGTTTTACTCAAGATCCATCTATTAAATCGAGCTTGAAATTTTTACGTCGTACACCTTGGGCACGAACTAAAGTAGAACAGATGTATTTAAAGATGATATCTAAAAAGAATTAG
- a CDS encoding DEAD/DEAH box helicase, whose protein sequence is MSFNSLGLSEALLKAINKKGYDTPSPIQEKAIPPILEGKDVLASAQTGTGKTAGFTLPLLQILSEGVTKRHRPVRALILTPTRELAAQIFENVKEYSEFLDLRSAVIFGGVNQRPQAAQLKRGVDVLVATPGRLLDLCNQNILSLSSVEIFVLDEADRMLDMGFVRDIERIIKLIPKKRQNLMFSATFSKEIKKLANGILTYPVAVEATPENTTVEVIQQKVFRVAKGKKTGLVIKLISEGNWQQVLVFTRTKHGANNLTKKLISSGITAAAIHGNKSQGARTKALTGFKDGTIRVMVATDIAARGLDIPLLPHVINYEIPNISEDYVHRIGRTGRAGASGEAISLVSADETTFLKDIQKLIGMTLPVEIIEGFEPDPNASTAPIKQGQGRSRSNRNSKGSGARPKSGNRNSNKSNASGSGNKSRARRS, encoded by the coding sequence ATGTCATTTAATTCACTAGGCCTATCTGAAGCCTTATTGAAAGCAATCAATAAAAAAGGATACGACACGCCATCTCCAATACAAGAAAAAGCAATTCCACCCATATTAGAAGGGAAGGATGTATTGGCATCGGCACAAACAGGTACAGGTAAAACCGCGGGTTTTACGTTACCATTATTACAAATTTTAAGCGAAGGTGTAACCAAAAGACACCGTCCTGTGAGAGCTTTAATACTTACGCCAACACGAGAGTTGGCGGCACAAATTTTTGAAAATGTTAAAGAATATAGCGAATTTTTAGATTTAAGATCGGCTGTAATTTTTGGAGGCGTAAATCAACGTCCGCAAGCTGCACAGCTTAAACGCGGTGTAGATGTTTTAGTAGCAACGCCAGGACGTTTGTTAGATTTATGCAATCAAAATATATTATCGTTATCTAGTGTAGAAATTTTTGTTTTAGACGAAGCAGACCGTATGTTAGACATGGGGTTTGTAAGAGATATAGAACGTATAATAAAGTTAATCCCTAAAAAGCGTCAGAATTTAATGTTTTCTGCTACGTTTTCTAAAGAGATTAAAAAATTAGCAAACGGTATTTTAACCTATCCTGTTGCTGTAGAAGCAACTCCAGAAAACACTACTGTTGAGGTTATTCAGCAAAAAGTGTTTCGGGTTGCGAAAGGCAAAAAAACAGGTTTGGTCATAAAATTAATTTCTGAAGGAAACTGGCAACAAGTTTTAGTATTTACAAGAACAAAACATGGCGCAAACAACCTGACTAAAAAATTAATTTCTTCTGGTATTACTGCAGCAGCAATACACGGAAATAAAAGTCAAGGAGCAAGAACAAAAGCTTTAACGGGTTTTAAAGATGGTACTATTCGTGTAATGGTTGCTACAGATATAGCCGCAAGAGGATTAGATATCCCATTGTTACCACATGTTATAAATTACGAAATACCTAATATTTCTGAAGATTATGTACACCGCATTGGTAGAACGGGTAGAGCAGGAGCAAGCGGAGAAGCGATATCTTTAGTGAGTGCAGACGAAACGACTTTTTTGAAGGATATTCAAAAATTAATAGGTATGACTTTACCTGTAGAAATTATTGAAGGTTTTGAGCCAGATCCAAATGCTTCTACAGCTCCAATTAAGCAAGGACAAGGGCGATCTAGATCTAACCGAAATTCTAAAGGATCGGGAGCTAGACCTAAATCAGGAAATAGAAACTCTAATAAAAGTAACGCCTCTGGTTCAGGTAATAAATCGCGTGCTAGAAGATCTTAA